Proteins co-encoded in one Saprospira grandis genomic window:
- the miaB gene encoding tRNA (N6-isopentenyl adenosine(37)-C2)-methylthiotransferase MiaB — protein sequence MKLYNDNPTLDKKMLPEDKQGDVFFKEQLQAQQQDGQKRFYIESYGCQMNFSDSEIVASILQEAGYASTKYMDAADLILVNTCSIREKAEDTVRKRLRIFDKLKKERPGLLVGVLGCMAERLKAKLLDEEKLVDLVLGPDAYRDLPNLIATAEDGDKGINVFLSREETYADISPVRLSDSGVTAFVTIMRGCDNMCSFCVVPFTRGRERSRDPYSILAECQDLFDRGFREVTLLGQNVDSYHWEHPEGLEQVDFADLLEKTALIHPDLRIRFSTSHPKDITDKVLINMGKYENICEYIHFPVQSGSSRILKKMNRTYDREWYMNKIDRIYELLPNCAVSSDVIAGFCTETEEDHQDTLSIIEHSQYSMSYMFFYSERPGTLAARKYEDDVPLEVKKRRLQEIIRLQNQISFAHNKKDIGKTFKVLIEKVSKRSEDDFAGRNSQNKMIVFPRENTEIGQYVYVKVTDCTQATLRGHLVPAPEEA from the coding sequence ATGAAACTGTACAACGATAATCCAACCCTGGACAAAAAAATGTTGCCCGAAGATAAGCAGGGCGATGTCTTTTTCAAGGAGCAATTGCAAGCTCAACAGCAAGATGGCCAAAAGCGCTTTTATATTGAGAGCTATGGTTGCCAGATGAATTTTAGCGATAGCGAAATTGTTGCGTCTATTTTGCAAGAGGCGGGATATGCCTCTACCAAATATATGGATGCGGCCGATTTGATTTTGGTCAATACTTGTTCTATTCGCGAAAAGGCCGAGGATACTGTCCGCAAGCGTTTGCGTATTTTTGATAAGCTCAAAAAGGAGCGTCCGGGCCTATTGGTTGGGGTTTTGGGCTGTATGGCCGAGCGCCTCAAGGCCAAACTTTTGGATGAGGAAAAACTGGTTGATTTGGTTTTGGGCCCCGATGCCTACCGCGATTTGCCCAACCTCATTGCCACGGCAGAAGATGGCGATAAGGGGATCAACGTCTTTTTGTCTAGAGAAGAAACCTATGCCGATATTAGCCCCGTTCGCCTGAGTGATAGCGGCGTGACGGCTTTTGTGACCATCATGCGAGGTTGCGATAATATGTGTTCTTTTTGCGTGGTGCCCTTTACCCGTGGTCGAGAGCGCAGCCGTGATCCCTATAGTATTTTGGCCGAATGCCAAGACCTATTTGACCGTGGTTTTAGAGAAGTGACCCTTTTGGGCCAGAATGTAGATAGTTATCATTGGGAGCATCCGGAAGGCCTCGAGCAAGTCGATTTTGCCGACTTATTGGAAAAAACGGCCTTGATTCATCCCGATTTGCGCATTCGTTTTTCTACCTCTCACCCTAAAGACATTACCGATAAGGTCCTGATCAATATGGGCAAATATGAAAACATCTGCGAGTATATTCACTTTCCTGTACAATCGGGGAGCAGCCGGATTCTTAAGAAAATGAACCGCACTTATGACCGAGAGTGGTACATGAATAAGATTGACCGCATTTATGAGCTTTTGCCCAATTGCGCTGTTTCCTCAGATGTGATTGCTGGTTTTTGTACGGAAACGGAAGAGGACCATCAGGACACTCTTTCTATTATTGAGCATAGCCAATACAGCATGTCTTATATGTTCTTCTATTCGGAGCGTCCAGGTACCCTAGCCGCCCGAAAATATGAGGATGATGTGCCTTTGGAAGTGAAAAAACGCCGTTTACAAGAAATCATCCGTTTGCAAAACCAAATCTCTTTTGCGCATAATAAAAAAGACATTGGCAAAACCTTTAAGGTCTTGATTGAGAAGGTTTCTAAGCGCAGCGAAGATGATTTTGCGGGCCGAAATTCACAGAACAAGATGATTGTTTTCCCTAGAGAAAATACAGAAATTGGACAATATGTCTATGTAAAAGTGACTGATTGTACGCAGGCTACGCTTCGTGGGCATTTGGTGCCTGCTCCAGAAGAAGCTTAG
- a CDS encoding sigma-54 interaction domain-containing protein, producing MDNIQAIKQRFGIIGHSPQLQHALKTAIQVAATDLSVLVLGQSGVGKESFSKIIHQLSNRKHNNFIAINCGALPESTINSELFGHTKGAFTGAVNERKGYFETVNGGTIFLDEIGEMPLDTQTYLLRVLEQGEFVKVGSSQVEKTDVRIVAATNVNLLERIEQGKFREDLYYRLSTVVIQVPELHKRGDDVLLLFRKFVSDFADQYHTPMVRLTEEAEDILLRYPWPGNIRELRNVAKRAALFSEDKTITAEQLLEFLPQLGQKQRHLPLPHKEANDSSQGFYEREILFKFLYEMKQDLNDVKQLIAELVQTNNLQMPRPMPKGHSMQGYLPLPSPNSDNYSSSYSENTFNEEPSSEEGPIILNKDYHNQEQDRERYNEVEELEESLSMEQMERELIERALKKHRGKRKDAAQELGISERTLYRKIKLHDIQS from the coding sequence ATGGATAATATTCAAGCGATTAAGCAACGTTTCGGAATCATTGGCCATTCCCCTCAATTGCAACATGCCCTAAAGACAGCTATTCAGGTGGCCGCAACGGACCTCTCTGTTTTGGTTTTGGGCCAAAGTGGGGTGGGCAAGGAGTCTTTTTCCAAAATTATCCATCAACTGTCTAACCGCAAGCATAATAACTTTATTGCGATTAACTGTGGCGCCCTGCCCGAAAGTACTATTAACTCGGAGCTCTTTGGCCATACTAAAGGGGCCTTTACGGGAGCGGTCAATGAGCGAAAAGGCTATTTTGAAACCGTAAATGGCGGCACCATTTTCCTCGATGAAATTGGGGAAATGCCTTTGGATACTCAAACCTACCTGTTAAGGGTACTCGAGCAGGGCGAATTTGTTAAAGTGGGTTCTTCTCAGGTAGAAAAGACCGATGTGCGCATTGTGGCGGCTACTAATGTCAATTTATTGGAGCGCATAGAGCAGGGGAAATTTAGAGAGGACCTCTATTATCGCCTGAGCACGGTGGTTATTCAGGTGCCTGAGCTCCACAAAAGAGGCGATGATGTGCTTTTGCTTTTCCGCAAGTTCGTTTCTGATTTTGCCGATCAATACCATACGCCTATGGTCCGCCTTACGGAAGAGGCCGAGGATATTTTGTTGCGCTACCCCTGGCCCGGCAATATCCGAGAGCTGCGCAATGTGGCCAAAAGAGCGGCCCTTTTTTCAGAGGATAAAACGATTACGGCAGAGCAATTACTAGAGTTTCTCCCGCAGTTGGGCCAAAAACAAAGGCATTTGCCTTTGCCCCATAAGGAGGCCAATGACAGCAGCCAAGGATTTTACGAAAGGGAGATATTGTTTAAGTTTCTCTATGAAATGAAGCAGGACCTCAATGATGTAAAGCAACTCATTGCCGAATTGGTCCAAACCAATAACCTCCAAATGCCCCGCCCCATGCCTAAGGGCCATAGTATGCAGGGCTACCTGCCTTTGCCTAGCCCAAATAGCGATAATTATAGCTCGTCTTATTCTGAAAATACCTTTAATGAGGAGCCCAGCTCCGAGGAAGGGCCCATTATTCTAAATAAAGATTATCATAATCAAGAGCAAGATAGAGAACGCTATAATGAGGTGGAGGAACTAGAAGAATCGCTCTCTATGGAACAAATGGAAAGGGAGCTCATCGAAAGAGCACTCAAAAAACACCGAGGAAAACGCAAGGATGCGGCCCAAGAATTGGGC